From Paenibacillus graminis, a single genomic window includes:
- a CDS encoding LTA synthase family protein: MRLKEPRTLSKRSILFFSLIMLAKSYFAWYYLFEDGPTWTTWLKEIPFVLLIFCLIEWFATKRKIAIYMFVNLLITVLFFSLIVYHNHFGIIATSQVIGQAKQVGAVKKSIFSVLHPQYMLIFLDIIIISLVMFSRKKAVAWKKAMSRRSNRKAVAALFCISLIICMMNIFPNQASMNETIQAEQMGILNYEAYALLAEHKEEQIELSQITQSAIDQKKGIQAQSNPALFGAAKGKNLIIIQMESFQNFLINLSIDGQEITPNMNKLAAGNFYFPRFYQQVGQGNTSDAEFIVNTSFYVPPDGPATDIYATKELPSLPKLLQANGYDTATFHTNEVDFWNRGDLYKALGFDRYYDKAFFGEDDTVFYGASDEILYKKTSAELARMDLSSQPFYSHVISMSSHNPFTIPENKYKMTLPERFEGTLVGNYIRAQNYADYALGQFIDELKQNGVWDNSLIMLYGDHRGLPIFSLKEEDKVLLEEILNHEYTERDLINIPLIIASPGITASSVKEQLGGQVDILPTVSNLLGVSLAGHIHFGQDLLNQSSYNLLPQRYYLPTGSFVNNEELFLSGSGFEDGQHYTLSGDGTGPLQATEDEFNRALELLHLSDSYVTQLPDREVKDEEN; this comes from the coding sequence ATGCGGTTGAAGGAACCACGCACACTCAGCAAAAGATCCATACTTTTTTTCTCATTAATCATGCTTGCGAAAAGCTATTTTGCCTGGTATTACTTGTTCGAAGATGGTCCTACCTGGACAACATGGCTGAAAGAAATCCCATTCGTGCTGCTGATATTCTGCCTGATTGAATGGTTTGCCACGAAACGGAAGATTGCCATCTACATGTTTGTCAATTTGTTGATTACGGTTTTGTTTTTCTCTTTGATTGTCTATCACAATCATTTTGGTATTATTGCCACTTCCCAGGTAATCGGTCAGGCCAAACAGGTTGGAGCCGTGAAGAAAAGCATTTTTTCGGTGCTCCACCCGCAGTATATGCTGATTTTTCTGGATATCATTATTATTAGCCTGGTGATGTTCAGCCGGAAGAAAGCCGTCGCCTGGAAAAAAGCCATGTCTCGCCGGAGCAACCGCAAAGCGGTCGCTGCCCTGTTCTGCATTTCCCTAATCATTTGTATGATGAATATTTTTCCGAATCAGGCTAGTATGAATGAAACGATTCAGGCCGAGCAAATGGGAATTCTTAATTATGAAGCCTACGCCCTGCTTGCAGAGCATAAGGAAGAGCAAATTGAACTCTCCCAAATCACACAATCCGCCATCGATCAAAAAAAGGGTATCCAGGCGCAATCCAACCCGGCCCTATTCGGTGCCGCCAAGGGAAAGAATCTGATCATCATTCAGATGGAGTCTTTTCAGAATTTCCTGATTAATCTGTCCATTGACGGGCAAGAGATTACACCTAATATGAACAAGCTGGCCGCAGGAAACTTTTACTTTCCGCGTTTTTACCAGCAGGTCGGGCAAGGCAATACCTCAGATGCGGAATTTATTGTGAACACTTCCTTCTATGTTCCGCCGGATGGACCGGCTACCGATATCTATGCTACCAAGGAGCTTCCCAGCTTGCCCAAGCTGCTCCAGGCGAATGGGTACGACACGGCAACGTTTCATACCAATGAGGTTGACTTCTGGAACCGTGGAGACCTGTACAAAGCCTTGGGTTTTGACCGCTACTATGACAAGGCCTTTTTTGGTGAAGACGACACGGTATTCTACGGGGCTTCTGATGAAATTCTGTATAAGAAGACCTCCGCAGAGCTGGCGAGAATGGACCTGAGCAGCCAGCCGTTCTATTCCCATGTGATTTCGATGTCATCGCATAATCCATTCACCATCCCTGAAAATAAATACAAAATGACTCTGCCGGAACGTTTCGAAGGAACGCTTGTCGGGAATTACATTCGCGCCCAGAATTACGCAGATTATGCGCTTGGCCAGTTTATCGATGAGCTCAAGCAGAATGGTGTATGGGATAACAGCTTAATCATGTTGTATGGCGATCACCGGGGGCTTCCTATCTTCTCGCTCAAGGAAGAGGATAAGGTCTTATTGGAGGAAATTCTGAATCATGAATATACGGAACGCGATTTGATTAATATCCCGCTGATCATCGCCTCTCCGGGAATAACGGCGTCAAGCGTGAAGGAACAACTAGGCGGACAGGTAGATATTTTACCAACAGTATCCAATCTATTAGGGGTATCCCTTGCCGGCCATATTCATTTCGGACAGGATCTCTTGAATCAATCTTCTTATAACCTGCTTCCACAGCGCTATTATTTGCCAACAGGCTCATTTGTAAATAACGAAGAGCTCTTTCTGTCTGGCAGCGGGTTCGAGGATGGCCAGCATTATACGTTATCCGGCGATGGCACTGGGCCCCTGCAGGCTACAGAAGATGAATTCAACCGTGCCCTGGAGCTGCTCCACCTGTCTGACAGCTATGTAACTCAATTGCCTGACAGAGAAGTTAAAGACGAAGAAAATTAA
- a CDS encoding alpha/beta fold hydrolase, producing MEYWIKAEPDVNVYVNDINPLGRKTILFIHGWPANHKMFEYQYNHLVPLGYRCIGMDMRGFGNSDKPLGGYDYNRLADDIRCVIEAMRLRDITLGGHSTGGAVTIRYMARHNGYGVSKLALFASAAPSLIQRPGFPYGSTRETVEQIIQATYRDRPKMLRDFGELFFYQKVSEPFSDWFFQLGLQAASWSTIAVSKAWLAEELFHDLAKVQVPTLILHGIHDQVCLYPLAVAQHQGIRNSVLVPFENSGHGLFYDEREKFNRELSRFVG from the coding sequence ATGGAATATTGGATTAAAGCAGAGCCGGATGTAAACGTGTATGTCAATGATATCAATCCGCTGGGCAGGAAGACCATTTTGTTCATCCATGGCTGGCCCGCTAACCATAAGATGTTTGAATATCAGTACAATCATCTGGTGCCCCTCGGGTATCGCTGTATCGGAATGGACATGCGGGGATTCGGCAATTCGGATAAACCACTGGGCGGATACGACTACAACCGCCTAGCTGATGACATCCGGTGTGTAATTGAAGCTATGAGACTTAGGGATATCACATTGGGAGGGCATTCTACCGGCGGTGCTGTAACGATCCGGTATATGGCCCGCCACAACGGATATGGAGTTTCCAAGCTGGCGTTGTTTGCCTCGGCAGCTCCCAGTCTGATCCAGCGGCCGGGCTTCCCCTATGGCTCCACAAGAGAAACTGTAGAACAGATCATCCAGGCGACCTACCGGGATCGGCCCAAGATGCTCCGCGACTTCGGAGAACTGTTTTTCTATCAAAAGGTTTCGGAACCCTTCTCGGACTGGTTCTTCCAGCTGGGGCTGCAGGCGGCAAGCTGGTCCACAATAGCGGTCTCCAAAGCTTGGCTCGCCGAAGAATTATTTCATGATCTTGCCAAAGTGCAGGTTCCCACATTGATTCTTCATGGAATCCATGATCAGGTTTGTTTATACCCTTTGGCTGTGGCACAACATCAAGGCATACGGAATTCTGTGCTTGTGCCATTTGAGAACAGCGGGCACGGATTGTTCTATGACGAACGTGAGAAATTCAACAGGGAGCTGTCCAGGTTTGTCGGGTAG
- a CDS encoding SDR family oxidoreductase: MNNVDAKVVIITGASSGIGEAAARLLAQKGAKVVLAARRAEKLQAIVQEITEEGGVAAAFQADVASSVEVQKLAQYALARYGRIDVLVNNAGVMPVSRLSELRIAEWEQMIDVNIKGVLYGIAAVLPTMREQQGGHIINIASVAGHEVSPASSVYSATKFAVRAISEGLRQEESPTSRIRSTIISPGITESELVNTVKSPEVQAMAGHFSALSISSSRIADAILYAVNQPEDTGVNEIVIRPTVQP; the protein is encoded by the coding sequence GTGAATAACGTCGATGCCAAAGTAGTGATTATTACAGGTGCGTCCAGTGGAATCGGAGAAGCTGCTGCCAGATTATTGGCCCAAAAAGGAGCCAAAGTAGTATTGGCTGCCCGAAGAGCAGAAAAGCTGCAGGCGATTGTGCAGGAGATTACGGAAGAAGGCGGCGTAGCCGCAGCTTTTCAGGCGGATGTGGCTTCTTCGGTGGAGGTACAGAAGCTGGCCCAGTATGCGCTGGCCCGGTATGGCCGGATCGATGTGCTGGTTAACAATGCTGGAGTCATGCCGGTATCCCGGCTTAGTGAATTAAGAATAGCCGAATGGGAGCAAATGATTGACGTGAACATAAAAGGCGTCCTGTATGGAATTGCTGCCGTTCTGCCAACCATGAGGGAGCAGCAGGGAGGGCATATTATCAACATCGCTTCGGTGGCCGGACATGAGGTCAGTCCGGCATCGTCTGTCTACAGTGCTACTAAGTTCGCTGTCAGAGCTATATCGGAAGGGCTGCGCCAGGAGGAATCTCCGACTTCGCGTATCCGCAGCACTATCATTTCTCCGGGGATTACGGAGTCGGAGCTGGTAAATACGGTGAAAAGCCCTGAAGTACAAGCAATGGCCGGCCATTTCAGCGCGCTGAGCATTTCGTCCTCCCGGATCGCTGATGCGATTCTCTACGCCGTTAATCAGCCGGAGGATACCGGAGTCAATGAAATAGTGATTAGACCGACGGTTCAGCCGTAA
- a CDS encoding TetR/AcrR family transcriptional regulator, giving the protein MNTEMKLDRRVARTREAISKAFLELFSEKKFSQITIHDISERANVNRGTVYLHYTDKYDLLDQCIEEHLKQLLTFCSHNKSREGITTLASELKPVFEFLETNFLFFSAMLQNQRTEVFRERLLEFVSANIKEELDSQKADTLINHELNAQFMASAFVGIVEYWIRNNMPHPPQYMAEQVWRLFERNEISPG; this is encoded by the coding sequence ATGAACACCGAAATGAAATTAGACAGACGGGTAGCAAGAACCCGGGAAGCCATCAGCAAGGCCTTTCTGGAGCTCTTTTCCGAAAAGAAATTCAGTCAGATCACCATCCATGATATCTCCGAGCGGGCCAATGTGAACCGGGGGACCGTCTATCTGCATTACACCGATAAGTACGATCTGCTGGATCAATGCATTGAAGAGCATTTGAAGCAGCTCCTCACTTTTTGCAGCCACAATAAATCCCGCGAGGGTATTACAACGCTAGCCAGTGAGCTGAAGCCGGTTTTCGAATTCCTGGAAACGAATTTTCTGTTTTTCTCTGCCATGCTTCAGAATCAGCGGACAGAGGTTTTCCGGGAACGTCTGCTGGAGTTCGTCTCCGCGAACATCAAAGAAGAACTCGACAGCCAAAAGGCCGACACTCTCATTAATCATGAGCTAAATGCCCAGTTCATGGCCTCTGCCTTTGTTGGAATCGTGGAGTATTGGATCCGGAACAATATGCCTCACCCCCCTCAATATATGGCGGAGCAGGTGTGGAGATTGTTTGAGCGGAATGAGATTAGTCCGGGATGA
- a CDS encoding WD40/YVTN/BNR-like repeat-containing protein, producing MQKGLSLKIHWMAAVVLIAFAGMFITGGTSEGSGSTIKPGTVYTRNSAGEQVIAYDAGHSYALDKEGRVIISYNNGKSKVKAPLALNSGYAEESGMTADGAGFFISTDKTAIVYGGSGAIPVQVLITNDQGKTWNTYPVTREITGTTKNVGFITQNDGWMVLNSFKGMGSEDHYIYKTRDGGKTWSEVKGNANEVYARVLTGAGFANDKIGFMGFRYETDFQPAICWTQDGGKSWTKLHIKLPAGFEDYGLTPLSPVFKGAKGKFPIQLSKDGASNVVGTIYLTSNDYGKTWRYDKK from the coding sequence ATGCAGAAAGGTTTATCTTTGAAAATACACTGGATGGCAGCTGTTGTATTGATAGCTTTTGCAGGTATGTTTATCACCGGCGGTACAAGCGAAGGCAGCGGCTCAACGATCAAACCAGGCACTGTGTATACACGCAACTCGGCTGGAGAGCAGGTGATTGCCTATGATGCGGGTCATTCGTATGCGCTGGACAAAGAGGGCCGGGTCATTATTTCATACAACAACGGCAAATCCAAGGTAAAAGCTCCACTGGCTTTGAATTCAGGTTATGCCGAGGAGTCGGGTATGACCGCAGATGGAGCAGGTTTCTTTATTTCCACAGATAAAACAGCCATTGTGTATGGAGGCTCCGGGGCAATTCCGGTTCAGGTGCTCATCACCAACGATCAGGGGAAGACCTGGAATACCTACCCAGTGACCAGGGAGATCACAGGTACTACCAAAAATGTCGGGTTCATTACCCAAAATGACGGTTGGATGGTACTTAACAGCTTTAAGGGGATGGGCAGTGAAGACCATTATATCTACAAAACGAGGGATGGAGGAAAGACGTGGAGCGAAGTGAAGGGAAACGCCAATGAAGTGTATGCAAGAGTATTAACCGGAGCAGGATTCGCAAATGACAAGATCGGTTTTATGGGGTTCAGATATGAGACGGACTTCCAGCCGGCCATTTGTTGGACGCAGGACGGAGGTAAAAGCTGGACCAAGCTCCATATCAAACTGCCAGCCGGCTTTGAAGATTATGGCTTGACGCCGCTGTCTCCGGTATTCAAGGGGGCAAAGGGAAAGTTCCCCATACAACTCAGCAAGGATGGCGCAAGTAACGTTGTGGGTACTATTTATTTGACCAGCAATGATTATGGGAAAACATGGAGGTATGATAAAAAATAA